A segment of the Alistipes provencensis genome:
TCCGAGCCGTCCTCCCTGCCGCGGCGTTCGCGGATCGCGCGCTCCTCGGCCAGCCCCTGCTCGTAAGCCTCGCGGTTGGCCTGCATCCGCGCCTCGGCCTCGGCGGCAGCCCGGTTCAGCTCGGCGGCGTTGGTTCCGCGGTCGTCCCGGAGCTTTTCATTGAGGGCATTCTCGTTCGACGCCTGATTGCGGATGCTCCGCCAGTCGATCTCCTCCTGCGCCTGACGCTCCCGCACCTCACGTTCGAGCCGGGCCTTCTCCTGTTCCAGTTCGGCCAGCGACTGCAGGTCGATGAACATTCCCTGCTGGTGGGAACGGGCCCCCACGACGATCTTCGACGAGACGAAGACGATCATCAGCAGCAGATAGGCGATCAGCGTGACGCACAGACCGATGCGGTGATCGTAGGCCCACGTCCCGGCATCCTCCCTGCGGTTGTCGAAGGGGAGTCGTAGGCGGGGCCGGCGGGGGGCCTGAGGTTTGCTGTCGCGCGGGTTCTCGGTCATTGCTGTCGTTCGGAATTTTGAGCAAAAGTAAGGCTTTTTACCGAAATTTTAATATCTTTATCCAAAATAAACTGCGGCCCGGCAATCCCGAATAAATTTGGTATTGCGCCCGACTTGTATTATCTTTGCGCGAAATATACAAGAAACTCCGCTTATGTCTACCAAACAACAAACGCTGAAGGCTCCGATTTCGTTCTCGGGAA
Coding sequences within it:
- a CDS encoding energy transducer TonB; its protein translation is MTENPRDSKPQAPRRPRLRLPFDNRREDAGTWAYDHRIGLCVTLIAYLLLMIVFVSSKIVVGARSHQQGMFIDLQSLAELEQEKARLEREVRERQAQEEIDWRSIRNQASNENALNEKLRDDRGTNAAELNRAAAEAEARMQANREAYEQGLAEERAIRERRGREDGSEHQDRKVKGRVTVSFSLTNPVRTSRWLEVPAYLCEGGGDVEVSITVDRAGKVVGARVVGGASSSLRGEETRAVRSCR